The genomic stretch CAGAGGAACGCCATGGACGCTGGCAGGGTCTCGAGCACACCGCCGACAGCGTGACGTAGCGCGGCGTTCTGCTCGGGATCCTCGCTGGTGAAGATGTTGTTGCCATCTTTGTCCAGCACGGAGATGTGAACGTGCAGGCCGTTGCCTGCCTGGCCCGGGTAGGGCTTGGCCATGAACGTGGTATCCATTTCATGGTCGTAGGCGATGTTCTTGATCAAACGCTTGAGCAGCACCGCGTAGTCACAGGCCTTAAGCGGGTCTGGGACGTGATGCAGGTTGACTTCGAACTGCGCTGGGGCGCTTTCCTTGACGATGGCGTCGGCCGGAATACCCTGCTCTTTGGCACCTTCGAGGATGTCCTGCAGGCAGTCGGCGTATTCGTCGAGGTCGTCGATCAGGTACACCTGGGTCGACTGTGGGCGCTTGCCCGAGATCGGCGAGCGCGGCGGTTGCGGGCGGCCATTCACGTTCTCCTGGTCGATCAGGTAGAACTCCAGCTCGAACGCGGCGCAGATGGTCAGGCCCATGTCGTCGAACTTGCTGACAACCTGACGCAACACTTCACGAGGGTCGGCGAAGAACGGCTCGCCTTCGATCTCGTGCATGGTCATGAGCAGCTGTGCGGTGGGGCGTTTCTGCCACGGCTCGTTGCACAGCGTATCGGGGATGGGATAGCAGATGCGGTCGGCGTCGCCGATGTCCAGGCCAAGGCCGGTACTTTCGACGGTGGAACCGTTGATATCCAGGGCGAAGAGGGAGGCCGGCAGGTTGATGCCTTTCTCGTAAACCTTGTGGAGGCTGGTGCGCTCTATGCGCTTGCCGCGCACCACACCATTCATATCTGCAATCAGAAGGTCAACGTAGAGAACCTCAGGATGTTCCTTAAGGAACGCGTTCGCTTCGTTAAGCTGAACGGCACGCGGGGGTACCGACATGATGCAACACCTTTGTTGTTAAAAATATCAATCAAGGGGGGCTTGCAAGACCAGTCAATCGAAAAGCCCTACTGATGTCAAGCCAACCCCATGATGCCCTGAAATGGCACATCTACGGCAGATTTGCTGCATATCGGGGCGAACCATTATCCGCTATTTCCCGCGTGAAGGGCTATCTCAAGCGTGCCGTGTTTTATTTTTTACGGAGGTGTTGTGTAAAAAAATGAACAAGGCTAAGCTCGGATTCAACCCAGAACACAATAATACGAGGGTCACATGGTCC from Pseudomonas kermanshahensis encodes the following:
- a CDS encoding glutamine synthetase family protein translates to MSVPPRAVQLNEANAFLKEHPEVLYVDLLIADMNGVVRGKRIERTSLHKVYEKGINLPASLFALDINGSTVESTGLGLDIGDADRICYPIPDTLCNEPWQKRPTAQLLMTMHEIEGEPFFADPREVLRQVVSKFDDMGLTICAAFELEFYLIDQENVNGRPQPPRSPISGKRPQSTQVYLIDDLDEYADCLQDILEGAKEQGIPADAIVKESAPAQFEVNLHHVPDPLKACDYAVLLKRLIKNIAYDHEMDTTFMAKPYPGQAGNGLHVHISVLDKDGNNIFTSEDPEQNAALRHAVGGVLETLPASMAFLCPNVNSYRRFGAQFYVPNAPSWGLDNRTVALRVPTGSADAVRIEHRVAGADANPYLMMAAVLAGVHHGLTNKIEPGTPIEGNSYEQLEQSLPNNLRDALRELDDSEILNKYIDPKYIDIFVACKESELEEFEHSISDLEYNWYLHTV